The DNA region AACGGTCGAGCGTATGATGAGCGCATATGAATACAATAGATACGTGGCCGGTATTGATGAAAACTCTGCCCACTATGCCTCCGTGGGTGATCGCTTTAGGAACGGTGGTCGTCGTGTGGTTCGTTGTAGCGATGGTGCTCAAGGTGTATGTACTGTGGCATTCGGCGCGTAGGGGGGAGAGGTGGTGGTTCATCGGACTTTTCTTCATCAACACTCTTGGAATTCTTGAACTTATCTACTTGGCGCGCCACCGCATGAGCTCAACCTCACCAGTAATTCCTCCTGCGTCCAAAACCTGGCAATAAGGGTTTCGCCGCGTATACTATCGTCGTCTTATCCGCCCGCAGGGGCGGATTGACCTAGGAGGGGTCGGATAGTGGTTCATTCCAGCGCACTTGAAATGCGCCAAACCGCAAGGTTTCGTGAGTTCGAATCTCACCCCCTCCGCAACGTAATGTCACTGGCCTGTACGAAGATATACTCAAATCATGAATACCTTATATTTAATTGGGGGCTCTCCTAGATGCGGGAAGACAACCATTTTTAATTCGTTCATTAGTAAAAAACCGATGATTGCAATTCCAACCGATGCAATCAGAGCGGGAGTACGATACCTAAATAAACACAATCGTATCAATTTTTCTGAAGATGAGATTGAGAACAATCTACCTTGGGAAATGATAGTTGGATTAATCCATCGGTATGACCATAAAAACATACCCCTCATTATTGAAGGGGTCGTGATTACTCCAGAGCGAGTCAAAAACTTAAAGTTGGAAAATTTGAAATTGCAGGCGGTATTTGTTGGTTTCACCGAAGAAGCTCATATAGAAAAAATAATACAGTATGGACAAGCTGAAAAAGACTGGGTTTATGGCCATATAAAAAATAATAATGGCGATGATACGGAAATCAGAAAAATGTTCAAAAGTTTACAAGAGAAAAATAAGCTAACCAAAGAAAAAGCTGAAGAGTATGGATTTGGTTTCTTCTCTCCTGAGAATTTACCTTTCGATGAATACTGCAATAAGGTTGTACAAAACCTGTTAAGCTAAGGAGATGAAAATCCTCGGTGTCGATTACGGCAGCAGGCGTGTGGGTATAGCAATCTCGGATGAGGGTGCGCAGTTTGCGTTCCCAAAGAAAGTGATTCTCGCGACAGGTGATCTCTCGGAGAATATCGCTATGCTGGCCTCTGCCGAGGGGGCGAGTGTGGTGGTGATAGGGGAGTCGATCAACTTCGGTGGGGAGGATAATTCTGTGATGGGTGCGATACGCTCTCTTTCTGCCGATCTCATGGAGCGAGGATTGGAAGTGGTACTTGAGCCGGAATACTTTTCTTCGGCGGAGGCTTCTCGCTTCCAGGGAGAAAGGGATGATATCGACGCCTCCGCTGCGGCCATCATCCTTCAGCGATATTTAGACAAACATCAGGATTCCCGCTAATCTGCGCATATGATTTCCATAGACGATTTTAAAAAGGTAGAGATTCGAGTAGGGAAGATTCTTTCTGCCGAGAAAGTGACTGACGCAGACAAGCTCTTGCGTCTCTCTGTGGATTTTGGGCTGAAGCTGTCAGTTAACGAAGACGGTTCGCCTAAGACAGAAGCGGATATTCGGCAGATAGTCTCCGGTATTTCGGCGTATTTTCCCGACCCCTCTACTCTAGTGGGGAAGAACTGTCCGTTTGCGGTCAACCTGGAGCCACGCATGATCCGCGGACTCGAAAGCAACGGCATGATACTTGCAGTGGGGAACGCAGACGGCTTTTTCTCTCTTCTTGAGTCCTCCTCAGACACTCCTCCTGGCAGTACTGTGAAGTGAAGTCTCTCTCTGAGTATTTACGTGCGGTATACTATTAAGAACGCGCCACAGCGTTCCTTATGGATACTGCGTTCTTTTCTCCGCACAATCGCTTTTTTGCACTTTTTCCGCCACCCTCTCTCCTCGCGGCTCCCTTTGCTGCTGTCTGGTTCTCTTCCGACTCCCTCGTTCTCATAGAATTCGCTGTAGGTTCCCAGGGACCATATTTTTCGCGCCTCATAAAGAAGGATCTTGCTCCTGGGGTGCTAGAGGGTGGCACTGTCGTGGATGAAGCTGGACTCGCCCTCGCTCTGCGTGAACTTCAGAGAGAGAGCGGTTTTCGCCGCATACGCCTGGTTCTTCCAGACGAGAAGATCTATCTCTTTACTGTTGGCGTGCCGATGCTCTCGCCCAAGGAGACGAGGGACAACATCTCTTTCCAGATAGAGGAGAATGTTCCACTGACGCTTGAAGAGTGTGTGTTTGATTACAGCGTGATTCCTGAGGGATCCATTCATGGTATCCGTGTGCCGCGCCGCGCTGCGGTCGTCGTTCTGGAGAAAGCTATTCTTGACCCATACCTCCGGGCTGCTACTGCCGCTTCGTTCCAAGTTCTTTCCGTGGAAGCAGAGAGTCAGGCGCTCGCGCGAGCAGTGATACCTTTTGATACTGAGGAGAGTCGGCTCTTGGTGCATATCGGGAAAAATGGCGCAGGCATCCATATCGTCGCCCGCGGGGTGGTGCAGTACGCGTCCTCTGTTGATATCGGAGAGACGTCCTTTGATGCGGCGCTCAAGAAATCTTTCCCTGAGGCGACCCCGCAAGCCATTACCGAGATGAAGCGAGCGCATTCCTTCACTGGAGCACCCAAGGAAAAGGAATTCGTTTCGGCTCTCGTGGGCAGCGTCTCTGCGCTCCAGGATGAAGTCAGCCGCCGCTATCTCTACTGGCACTCCCGTGAGGAGGTGGAGGCGGCGGCACATCCTCCCATCGCCTCGGTGACTCTCTCGGGTGCTCCTGCTGTACTGAAGGGACTCGCCGAGCACCTCTCTGAAGGCTTACGAATTCCGGTAACGATAGCTGATCCGTGGATCAATGCGCCACTGCGAAAAAAGGGAGTACCTCCTATCCCTCTGCCAGAAGCTCTGGGGAGAGCCGCGGCCATCGGAGGCGCGCTTCGTGGACTCACTCATTCTTTGTATGCATAATCTTCTTCCTGAAAAAGAAAAGAGCGCAGTGTCCACTGATTATATCCTCCGTCTCGCGACGGCCGGTTTCCTTGGATTAGGTGCCGTAGCTTTTGCGGGCATACTCCTCCTTCTTCCTGCATACGGATACCTCTCTGCTCGCGCAGAGATCGCTGCGACCACTTCTCCTTCCTTACTTGTTGAGAAGATCCTCGGCGAGGAGGCGGCACTCCGTCTCACTAAGGAGATGCTCTCGCTCGTTCCGCCAGAGGGTGGAAACCTCTCTCCGAGTAATGTGCTCTTACGCTTGCGTGCGTCGGTAGCTTCTACTCAGGGTATCAATCTGACCTTCATTGGCTATCAGGCTGCTGGAGGTGTTTCTGTTCGGGGAGTCGCGCAGACACGGGATGCTCTCATTGCCTTCGGCAAAGTGCTCAAGGCTGATCCCGTGCTTTCCGACATCTCCATACCTGTCGAACTTCTGGCTAAGAGTCGGGATATTACTTTCGAGCTCCGTGGCACGATAAAATACTGATATGAAGCGAACCTCATTCATATGCATCGGGGCCCTGCTCTTCGCTCTCGCGACTTCCTTTGGGTATCTGTGGACCTATCAACGCCTCGATCTAATGCGCTCCGGGGTCTTTCTTCGTGAGAGTGCGGCGAGTGAACAGAAGCTTCAAGAATCTCGAGGTGGTGGTGTGCGTCAGCTCTTTGCCTCTACGATGCTCGAACGCGCCACTCTTGAGCAGTATTTTGTGCACCAAGATGAAGTCGCGGGGATCGTAAGTCGTCTGGAGAAGCTCGGTGCCGAGAGCGGAGTAGTAGCTGAAGTGAGTGGTATCGGAATCGAAGGGGGAAGCTCTTCTAAGCTCGAGGGCGGCGTGCGTTCTGTAGATATTACCCTTCAAGGTGTCGGCACACGTGCTGCTGCTGAGGATTTCCTGAGACGTCTTGAACTCTTCCCGCAGGTACTCTCTGTAAAGGAGGTGAGTCTGGAGAAATTGGTGAACCTCGAAACCAGGGGAGAGAAGTGGAGGCTTGCGGCAAGCCTCCGTATTGGAGTCATTCATCAATGAATATGAGATTCTCATCAACAGAACTCTTTGCTTCCATCAATCCGTACCGTGATTGGTTTCTGGTTCTTATGTTTCTAATCCTCGCCGCTGTCGGCGTTGCGGTCTTGGATGCTCGGTTCTTCTTGAGTGCCACCAGAGACGGAGGTGGTGACAGCAAGCAGTTCTCAAGTGTTGAGTTCGATAAGAAGGAGCTCGTTCGTGCCACCACTATGCTTCAAGAGAAAGAGCAGCGGTTCAACGCGTTGAGGAGGTAGGCTTGGTGAGGTAAGATGCGCTAACTGCCATAGGAAGAAACCCTATGTTCAGTTGAAAGGAGGAAGGTAAGACTCCCCGTAGTTCAATGGATAGAACAGGAGACTTCTAAGCTCTTAATGGGGGTTCGATTCCCTCCGGGGGGAGAGACGAGTATTTACATGGGTGTGCGGGTATGCGAATGTGGTGTGACGGGCGGTTAGCTCAGTTGGTAGAGCAACTCATTTACACTGAGAAGGTCGGGGGTTCAAGTCCCTCACCGCCCACATTTCCGATTCCTTCAGGTTCTGGTACCCTCTATAGTGGGTTATAGGGGAGGTTGTGATGACGAGACTCCACGCTGCACCGATGTCCGATGGTCCGCAGTCAGACCCTATCGGAGCTTTGGAAGATATGGCGAACAGGGAGAATTGGAGTTATTACTTCTCTCCCTCTTTGTTCGCTTCGGATGGAAGAAGTATAACCATCGCTCTTCTGGGTCGTTACGGCGATCTGGAGTTTTCCTACGAATGGAACGAGGAAGCGCGCCTGCTCGGTGTCTCCTGCTGTATCGACCCTCGAATTCCTTGGGAAAGGAGAAAGCAAGTAAGGTCGTTTCTAGATCGTGTCGAGAAAGTTCGTACGTCCATGAAGCGCTCAGGGTCGTTCGATATGAGGGACGACTTCCTTTGGTTCTGGGAACATCTTTCGCGGGACGAGTCTCCTAAGTCCCCGACTTGGGAGATCCTGATCGCGGAGTCCTTGGCCGACGCTCTCGAGCACTGCAACGCCTTGATGCCTCTCTTCCTTAAGACGGCTTGGGGGAGCGGCGACTTCAACCAAAAGATCATTCGCTTAGTTCTTGAGGAGGTGAAGGGAACAGCTTAATTCACACGGCGGGCCATCTTCTGGGGCCCGCCGTCATTGCTTTTAAACCCTTCTTCTCGCATCATATCCGCTATGTCTCAAGAAGAAGCTGTAATCCCGAAGTGTGTAGGTATCATCATGGATGGCAATCGTCGTTGGGCCAAGGAGCAGGGGCTACCGACTCTCGAAGGTCATCGTGCTGGCTACCAGAAGCTCAAGGATTTCTTGAAATGGAATGACGAGCTCGGGGTGAAGTG from Candidatus Parcubacteria bacterium includes:
- a CDS encoding RuvX/YqgF family protein, whose amino-acid sequence is MKILGVDYGSRRVGIAISDEGAQFAFPKKVILATGDLSENIAMLASAEGASVVVIGESINFGGEDNSVMGAIRSLSADLMERGLEVVLEPEYFSSAEASRFQGERDDIDASAAAIILQRYLDKHQDSR
- a CDS encoding DUF5652 family protein: MNTIDTWPVLMKTLPTMPPWVIALGTVVVVWFVVAMVLKVYVLWHSARRGERWWFIGLFFINTLGILELIYLARHRMSSTSPVIPPASKTWQ
- the pilM gene encoding pilus assembly protein PilM: MDTAFFSPHNRFFALFPPPSLLAAPFAAVWFSSDSLVLIEFAVGSQGPYFSRLIKKDLAPGVLEGGTVVDEAGLALALRELQRESGFRRIRLVLPDEKIYLFTVGVPMLSPKETRDNISFQIEENVPLTLEECVFDYSVIPEGSIHGIRVPRRAAVVVLEKAILDPYLRAATAASFQVLSVEAESQALARAVIPFDTEESRLLVHIGKNGAGIHIVARGVVQYASSVDIGETSFDAALKKSFPEATPQAITEMKRAHSFTGAPKEKEFVSALVGSVSALQDEVSRRYLYWHSREEVEAAAHPPIASVTLSGAPAVLKGLAEHLSEGLRIPVTIADPWINAPLRKKGVPPIPLPEALGRAAAIGGALRGLTHSLYA